The Puntigrus tetrazona isolate hp1 chromosome 23, ASM1883169v1, whole genome shotgun sequence genome has a segment encoding these proteins:
- the LOC122328736 gene encoding syntaphilin-like isoform X2: protein MSSPNKRSGSGSRKFNLLKALQPKHRLQQMLSSPTASPVRSPAPVSNRDPYGNASLSSSSNSGSCKGSDGSPTHRRHIKYTSCNDNHGIRPPPPEQYLTPLQQKEVCIRHLRARLKETIERLQDRDTEIDELRTQLSRMQEDWIEEECHRVEAQLALKEARREIQQLKQVVDVVRSSLGDTDTGVQKCFQDINLQNHKLESLLQSMELAQVGTPKTGETLAGGGVVGAELEVSEGLVESSEGSPARSLTRSSTYTKLSDQTGQERGSNENGCDIPCLSGEGTQDSGFVCCGESGRGASKADLLLEAAFLSQETASLLNAYSRLPHSSTYEALSISEPRVVPLRCSGIGTGTTVSVSHPCLSHHHLYLHHLREQGIQTDYDHAPASAPAHGPSTSFNSDLDTIAERTFRSQACSPTSTWMSDEGDDLESVATESAITATVATVSVVTDFSTKSAPAIAMEPWASKGPATLVLESSVKETTVSEILTVLPITTTALTTDTMGSQVQSQPVTDPLPNPGTSPCSIEPLFGIEGEPLPQTTQPLSVLTEAGVEGDHVINIGTDDEDEVDESATNTESKSSGCGLPAKNYWSRHFLVDLLAVVVPVVPTVAWLCRGPHRVGQPMYHIGSLLRGCCTVALHSLRRGGGIRHYPAGGGGPGGMSI from the exons ATGTCTTCGCCAAATAAAAGATCTGGCTCTGGATCACGCAA ATTCAACCTGCTGAAGGCCCTACAGCCTAAGCACCGCTTGCAACAAATGCTGTCGTCTCCCACTGCATCCCCTGT ACGGAGTCCAGCACCTGTCAGTAACCGTGATCCCTATGGAAATGCCTCTCTCAGCAGCAGTAGCAATTCAGGGTCATGCAAGGGCAGTGATGGAAGCCCAACCCATAG GCGTCACATAAAATACACCTCCTGCAATGATAACCATGGTATCCGACCCCCTCCACCTGAGCAATACCTTACCCCGCTGCAACAGAAAGAGGTGTGTATCCGACACCTCAGAGCACGGCTCAAAGAAACCATCGAAAGACTACAGGACAG GGATACTGAGATTGATGAGTTGCGTACTCAGCTGTCTCGTATGCAAGAGGATTGGATAGAAGAGGAGTGCCACCGTGTGGAGGCCCAGTTGGCTCTGAAGGAGGCTCGCAGGGAGATCCAGCAGCTTAAGCAGGTGGTCGATGTCGTCAGATCTAGTCTGGGAGACACCGACACTGGAGTGCAAAAGTGCTTCCAAGACATAAACCTCCAGAACCACAAGCTGGAGTCTTTATTGCAAAGCATGGAGCTGGCTCAGGTCGGGACCCCCAAAACAGGCGAAACCCTGGCAGGTGGAGGGGTGGTGGGGGCAGAGCTGGAGGTCAGCGAGGGCCTGGTGGAGTCTTCTGAAGGCTCCCCAGCTCGCTCGCTTACCCGCAGCTCTACCTACACCAAGCTAAGTGACCAGACTGGCCAGGAACGTGGCAGTAATGAAAATGGGTGTGACATTCCATGTTTGTCAGGTGAGGGCACGCAGGACAGCGGGTTTGTTTGCTGTGGAGAAAGTGGAAGAGGAGCAAGCAAAGCAGACCTGCTCCTGGAGGCTGCGTTTTTGTCTCAAGAGACGGCCTCGCTGCTTAATGCGTACTCCCGCCTGCCACACTCCTCCACCTATGAAGCACTGAGCATCAGCGAGCCGAGAGTTGTGCCACTCCGCTGCAGTGGGATCGGGACAGGGACAACTGTCAGTGTAAGTCATCCATGTCTGTCGCATCATCACCTATATCTACATCACCTGCGTGAGCAAGGCATTCAAACCGACTACGACCATGCCCCTGCTTCGGCACCTGCTCATGGTCCCAGTACGTCCTTTAACTCCGATCTGGACACTATTGCTGAGCGTACCTTCCGCTCCCAGGCATGCAGTCCGACCTCTACCTGGATGTCCGATGAGGGAGATGATCTGGAGTCGGTAGCCACAGAGTCAGCCATTACGGCAACAGTTGCCACAGTTTCTGTCGTAACAGACTTTTCCACTAAGTCTGCACCAGCTATTGCAATGGAGCCTTGGGCATCAAAAGGACCTGCGACTTTAGTGTTGGAGTCTTCTGTCAAGGAGACAACTGTTTCCGAGATCCTTACAGTCTTACCAATCACCACAACAGCTTTGACCACAGACACCATGGGGTCCCAAGTACAATCTCAACCTGTGACAGACCCTTTGCCAAACCCTGGCACCTCACCTTGCTCCATAGAGCCATTGTTTGGCATTGAAGGAGAGCCCCTTCCACAGACCACTCAGCCTCTTAGTGTACTAACAGAGGCTGGGGTTGAAGGGGATCATGTCATTAATATAGGCACAGACGATGAAGATGAGGTTGATGAGAGTGCGACGAACACAGAGTCCAAGTCATCTGGCTGTGGTTTACCAGCAAAGAACTACTGGAGCCGGCACTTCCTAGTGGATTTGCTTGCGGTGGTCGTGCCAGTGGTCCCCACAGTAGCTTGGCTCTGTCGGGGTCCACACCGTGTTGGTCAGCCAATGTACCATATTGGTTCTCTCTTGCGGGGTTGCTGCACGGTGGCCCTCCATTCCCTGCGTCGAGGAGGAGGTATTCGGCACTACCCCGCAGGAGGAGGTGGTCCGGGGGGAATGAGTATATGA
- the LOC122328736 gene encoding syntaphilin-like isoform X3 yields MSSPNKRSGSGSRKRSPAPVSNRDPYGNASLSSSSNSGSCKGSDGSPTHRRHIKYTSCNDNHGIRPPPPEQYLTPLQQKEVCIRHLRARLKETIERLQDRDTEIDELRTQLSRMQEDWIEEECHRVEAQLALKEARREIQQLKQVVDVVRSSLGDTDTGVQKCFQDINLQNHKLESLLQSMELAQVGTPKTGETLAGGGVVGAELEVSEGLVESSEGSPARSLTRSSTYTKLSDQTGQERGSNENGCDIPCLSGEGTQDSGFVCCGESGRGASKADLLLEAAFLSQETASLLNAYSRLPHSSTYEALSISEPRVVPLRCSGIGTGTTVSVSHPCLSHHHLYLHHLREQGIQTDYDHAPASAPAHGPSTSFNSDLDTIAERTFRSQACSPTSTWMSDEGDDLESVATESAITATVATVSVVTDFSTKSAPAIAMEPWASKGPATLVLESSVKETTVSEILTVLPITTTALTTDTMGSQVQSQPVTDPLPNPGTSPCSIEPLFGIEGEPLPQTTQPLSVLTEAGVEGDHVINIGTDDEDEVDESATNTESKSSGCGLPAKNYWSRHFLVDLLAVVVPVVPTVAWLCRGPHRVGQPMYHIGSLLRGCCTVALHSLRRGGGIRHYPAGGGGPGGMSI; encoded by the exons ATGTCTTCGCCAAATAAAAGATCTGGCTCTGGATCACGCAA ACGGAGTCCAGCACCTGTCAGTAACCGTGATCCCTATGGAAATGCCTCTCTCAGCAGCAGTAGCAATTCAGGGTCATGCAAGGGCAGTGATGGAAGCCCAACCCATAG GCGTCACATAAAATACACCTCCTGCAATGATAACCATGGTATCCGACCCCCTCCACCTGAGCAATACCTTACCCCGCTGCAACAGAAAGAGGTGTGTATCCGACACCTCAGAGCACGGCTCAAAGAAACCATCGAAAGACTACAGGACAG GGATACTGAGATTGATGAGTTGCGTACTCAGCTGTCTCGTATGCAAGAGGATTGGATAGAAGAGGAGTGCCACCGTGTGGAGGCCCAGTTGGCTCTGAAGGAGGCTCGCAGGGAGATCCAGCAGCTTAAGCAGGTGGTCGATGTCGTCAGATCTAGTCTGGGAGACACCGACACTGGAGTGCAAAAGTGCTTCCAAGACATAAACCTCCAGAACCACAAGCTGGAGTCTTTATTGCAAAGCATGGAGCTGGCTCAGGTCGGGACCCCCAAAACAGGCGAAACCCTGGCAGGTGGAGGGGTGGTGGGGGCAGAGCTGGAGGTCAGCGAGGGCCTGGTGGAGTCTTCTGAAGGCTCCCCAGCTCGCTCGCTTACCCGCAGCTCTACCTACACCAAGCTAAGTGACCAGACTGGCCAGGAACGTGGCAGTAATGAAAATGGGTGTGACATTCCATGTTTGTCAGGTGAGGGCACGCAGGACAGCGGGTTTGTTTGCTGTGGAGAAAGTGGAAGAGGAGCAAGCAAAGCAGACCTGCTCCTGGAGGCTGCGTTTTTGTCTCAAGAGACGGCCTCGCTGCTTAATGCGTACTCCCGCCTGCCACACTCCTCCACCTATGAAGCACTGAGCATCAGCGAGCCGAGAGTTGTGCCACTCCGCTGCAGTGGGATCGGGACAGGGACAACTGTCAGTGTAAGTCATCCATGTCTGTCGCATCATCACCTATATCTACATCACCTGCGTGAGCAAGGCATTCAAACCGACTACGACCATGCCCCTGCTTCGGCACCTGCTCATGGTCCCAGTACGTCCTTTAACTCCGATCTGGACACTATTGCTGAGCGTACCTTCCGCTCCCAGGCATGCAGTCCGACCTCTACCTGGATGTCCGATGAGGGAGATGATCTGGAGTCGGTAGCCACAGAGTCAGCCATTACGGCAACAGTTGCCACAGTTTCTGTCGTAACAGACTTTTCCACTAAGTCTGCACCAGCTATTGCAATGGAGCCTTGGGCATCAAAAGGACCTGCGACTTTAGTGTTGGAGTCTTCTGTCAAGGAGACAACTGTTTCCGAGATCCTTACAGTCTTACCAATCACCACAACAGCTTTGACCACAGACACCATGGGGTCCCAAGTACAATCTCAACCTGTGACAGACCCTTTGCCAAACCCTGGCACCTCACCTTGCTCCATAGAGCCATTGTTTGGCATTGAAGGAGAGCCCCTTCCACAGACCACTCAGCCTCTTAGTGTACTAACAGAGGCTGGGGTTGAAGGGGATCATGTCATTAATATAGGCACAGACGATGAAGATGAGGTTGATGAGAGTGCGACGAACACAGAGTCCAAGTCATCTGGCTGTGGTTTACCAGCAAAGAACTACTGGAGCCGGCACTTCCTAGTGGATTTGCTTGCGGTGGTCGTGCCAGTGGTCCCCACAGTAGCTTGGCTCTGTCGGGGTCCACACCGTGTTGGTCAGCCAATGTACCATATTGGTTCTCTCTTGCGGGGTTGCTGCACGGTGGCCCTCCATTCCCTGCGTCGAGGAGGAGGTATTCGGCACTACCCCGCAGGAGGAGGTGGTCCGGGGGGAATGAGTATATGA
- the LOC122328736 gene encoding syntaphilin-like isoform X1 produces the protein MSLNGNIAVEPSSVPLSHLCFLRFNLLKALQPKHRLQQMLSSPTASPVRSPAPVSNRDPYGNASLSSSSNSGSCKGSDGSPTHRRHIKYTSCNDNHGIRPPPPEQYLTPLQQKEVCIRHLRARLKETIERLQDRDTEIDELRTQLSRMQEDWIEEECHRVEAQLALKEARREIQQLKQVVDVVRSSLGDTDTGVQKCFQDINLQNHKLESLLQSMELAQVGTPKTGETLAGGGVVGAELEVSEGLVESSEGSPARSLTRSSTYTKLSDQTGQERGSNENGCDIPCLSGEGTQDSGFVCCGESGRGASKADLLLEAAFLSQETASLLNAYSRLPHSSTYEALSISEPRVVPLRCSGIGTGTTVSVSHPCLSHHHLYLHHLREQGIQTDYDHAPASAPAHGPSTSFNSDLDTIAERTFRSQACSPTSTWMSDEGDDLESVATESAITATVATVSVVTDFSTKSAPAIAMEPWASKGPATLVLESSVKETTVSEILTVLPITTTALTTDTMGSQVQSQPVTDPLPNPGTSPCSIEPLFGIEGEPLPQTTQPLSVLTEAGVEGDHVINIGTDDEDEVDESATNTESKSSGCGLPAKNYWSRHFLVDLLAVVVPVVPTVAWLCRGPHRVGQPMYHIGSLLRGCCTVALHSLRRGGGIRHYPAGGGGPGGMSI, from the exons ATGAgtttaaatggtaatattgcAGTAGAGCCCAGCTCTGTGCCTCTGTCTCATCTCTGTTTCCTCAGATTCAACCTGCTGAAGGCCCTACAGCCTAAGCACCGCTTGCAACAAATGCTGTCGTCTCCCACTGCATCCCCTGT ACGGAGTCCAGCACCTGTCAGTAACCGTGATCCCTATGGAAATGCCTCTCTCAGCAGCAGTAGCAATTCAGGGTCATGCAAGGGCAGTGATGGAAGCCCAACCCATAG GCGTCACATAAAATACACCTCCTGCAATGATAACCATGGTATCCGACCCCCTCCACCTGAGCAATACCTTACCCCGCTGCAACAGAAAGAGGTGTGTATCCGACACCTCAGAGCACGGCTCAAAGAAACCATCGAAAGACTACAGGACAG GGATACTGAGATTGATGAGTTGCGTACTCAGCTGTCTCGTATGCAAGAGGATTGGATAGAAGAGGAGTGCCACCGTGTGGAGGCCCAGTTGGCTCTGAAGGAGGCTCGCAGGGAGATCCAGCAGCTTAAGCAGGTGGTCGATGTCGTCAGATCTAGTCTGGGAGACACCGACACTGGAGTGCAAAAGTGCTTCCAAGACATAAACCTCCAGAACCACAAGCTGGAGTCTTTATTGCAAAGCATGGAGCTGGCTCAGGTCGGGACCCCCAAAACAGGCGAAACCCTGGCAGGTGGAGGGGTGGTGGGGGCAGAGCTGGAGGTCAGCGAGGGCCTGGTGGAGTCTTCTGAAGGCTCCCCAGCTCGCTCGCTTACCCGCAGCTCTACCTACACCAAGCTAAGTGACCAGACTGGCCAGGAACGTGGCAGTAATGAAAATGGGTGTGACATTCCATGTTTGTCAGGTGAGGGCACGCAGGACAGCGGGTTTGTTTGCTGTGGAGAAAGTGGAAGAGGAGCAAGCAAAGCAGACCTGCTCCTGGAGGCTGCGTTTTTGTCTCAAGAGACGGCCTCGCTGCTTAATGCGTACTCCCGCCTGCCACACTCCTCCACCTATGAAGCACTGAGCATCAGCGAGCCGAGAGTTGTGCCACTCCGCTGCAGTGGGATCGGGACAGGGACAACTGTCAGTGTAAGTCATCCATGTCTGTCGCATCATCACCTATATCTACATCACCTGCGTGAGCAAGGCATTCAAACCGACTACGACCATGCCCCTGCTTCGGCACCTGCTCATGGTCCCAGTACGTCCTTTAACTCCGATCTGGACACTATTGCTGAGCGTACCTTCCGCTCCCAGGCATGCAGTCCGACCTCTACCTGGATGTCCGATGAGGGAGATGATCTGGAGTCGGTAGCCACAGAGTCAGCCATTACGGCAACAGTTGCCACAGTTTCTGTCGTAACAGACTTTTCCACTAAGTCTGCACCAGCTATTGCAATGGAGCCTTGGGCATCAAAAGGACCTGCGACTTTAGTGTTGGAGTCTTCTGTCAAGGAGACAACTGTTTCCGAGATCCTTACAGTCTTACCAATCACCACAACAGCTTTGACCACAGACACCATGGGGTCCCAAGTACAATCTCAACCTGTGACAGACCCTTTGCCAAACCCTGGCACCTCACCTTGCTCCATAGAGCCATTGTTTGGCATTGAAGGAGAGCCCCTTCCACAGACCACTCAGCCTCTTAGTGTACTAACAGAGGCTGGGGTTGAAGGGGATCATGTCATTAATATAGGCACAGACGATGAAGATGAGGTTGATGAGAGTGCGACGAACACAGAGTCCAAGTCATCTGGCTGTGGTTTACCAGCAAAGAACTACTGGAGCCGGCACTTCCTAGTGGATTTGCTTGCGGTGGTCGTGCCAGTGGTCCCCACAGTAGCTTGGCTCTGTCGGGGTCCACACCGTGTTGGTCAGCCAATGTACCATATTGGTTCTCTCTTGCGGGGTTGCTGCACGGTGGCCCTCCATTCCCTGCGTCGAGGAGGAGGTATTCGGCACTACCCCGCAGGAGGAGGTGGTCCGGGGGGAATGAGTATATGA